One Thermicanus aegyptius DSM 12793 DNA segment encodes these proteins:
- a CDS encoding response regulator transcription factor: MYGLNDVRRNDPGIHGVHVGREELEALLEVLNDRSNTSGCNEEIASPDSETNGESVRIRVQTERQQMTTKHLELLKMVSSLIGERVRRKQQMHGLMRDMIMVITDQTLQIVRVIDPEALSSVEWQRRLKGLVLARGMLIDEWHFGAQAFTFARKSKGLKAVWGLEHSCPNLKEVWTVAAPIKIRFCHVESDLIGYAGLIIDARKEVEGYAAWLSEMLIGIEERFVPERDWYKNFKRIRPSVAVRLPEMVTKLLTPREIEVLELLIAGFNIKAIAKKLFVEKTTVKTHIRRIAEKFNVENTIEALFRCIDDVNRHG, translated from the coding sequence TTGTACGGATTGAATGATGTTCGGCGAAATGATCCGGGTATACATGGTGTACATGTAGGAAGGGAGGAGCTGGAGGCGCTTTTGGAGGTGTTGAATGATCGGAGTAACACTTCGGGCTGTAATGAAGAGATTGCCTCACCTGACTCCGAGACGAATGGGGAATCGGTTCGAATAAGGGTGCAAACAGAGCGGCAGCAGATGACAACGAAGCATCTTGAACTTCTTAAGATGGTATCTTCCTTGATTGGAGAACGGGTTCGTCGGAAGCAACAAATGCATGGTTTAATGAGAGACATGATCATGGTGATTACGGATCAAACGCTCCAAATCGTTCGAGTCATCGATCCAGAAGCGCTTTCTTCTGTGGAATGGCAACGTCGCCTAAAGGGCTTGGTTTTAGCGAGAGGGATGTTGATTGATGAATGGCATTTTGGGGCACAAGCGTTTACCTTCGCGCGAAAAAGCAAGGGTCTAAAAGCCGTTTGGGGGTTGGAGCACAGTTGTCCGAATCTGAAAGAGGTCTGGACCGTGGCGGCACCGATTAAAATAAGATTCTGCCATGTGGAGAGCGATCTCATTGGCTATGCAGGGTTGATCATCGATGCTCGAAAGGAAGTAGAAGGTTATGCGGCGTGGTTGTCTGAAATGTTAATCGGTATTGAGGAGCGATTCGTACCGGAAAGAGATTGGTATAAGAACTTCAAACGGATTAGGCCATCTGTGGCCGTTCGTCTTCCTGAAATGGTGACAAAATTATTAACACCTCGTGAAATCGAGGTGTTGGAGTTATTAATCGCCGGCTTTAATATCAAAGCCATTGCAAAGAAACTTTTCGTCGAAAAAACGACGGTTAAAACCCATATTCGACGCATTGCGGAGAAGTTCAATGTTGAAAATACGATTGAAGCTTTATTCCGCTGCATAGACGATGTGAATCGCCATGGATGA
- a CDS encoding CopG family ribbon-helix-helix protein, whose translation MSKSNTKRIVVSIPQPLLQEVDGIVRRESLNRSQFIREAMKLYLREKRRRLIRESMQQGYQEMARINLNIASEAFLAEEEADLTLDRLVSGV comes from the coding sequence TTGTCAAAATCGAATACTAAGCGCATTGTCGTGAGTATTCCTCAACCGCTTTTGCAGGAAGTAGACGGCATCGTACGCCGGGAAAGCTTAAACCGAAGTCAGTTTATCCGGGAAGCGATGAAACTTTATCTGCGTGAGAAGAGAAGGCGCCTGATCAGAGAGAGCATGCAGCAGGGGTATCAAGAGATGGCTCGCATCAATCTTAACATTGCATCGGAGGCTTTTCTTGCGGAAGAAGAGGCAGATCTCACTCTAGACCGCTTAGTAAGTGGGGTGTAG
- a CDS encoding M56 family metallopeptidase: MLSSVFKDYLITSATTSLLIVSLLLLTPLLRKRYTAKWTYWIWVILTIRLLLPFNFPFSSNLIEIQLPERQTINSGFQEGTLKETQVKPTIADQPIQAVVESAIESPSLFSIIAIVWLIGVMLFLLYHVVGYYTFRQQVLRWSRPIENKRTAALIKNVFVQLGVPPSVTVLTSEKVPNPMIVGFRKPLLFLPHEKYSRDVLYFIIKHELVHYKRHDMMFKLLLLTVHALHWFNPFVWLLVREASRVIEIYCDETVVSKQSLYYRKKYCEAILSAMQSPNPKFLALSTNFIGGKNAMKQRFMSILSMKKKRNGVGLFCTFVLLIGTLGVLAACTNISNGKEAIKPGTIYSSIDGDPIVAYDAGNSYSINADGTVSVSYRNGAVTVKTPLKLDKTRETWDRGISASGFFISEDKTAIVYNPQPDKLSPVHVLISDDMGKTWNDYIIQGAKGNELFIGFTSKNEGWMVSGHSRGVGSALNYVFQTSDGGKTWEEVGNPNDIYSEHLTGVGFSNRDIGFLGYRYFMDDGPVIYWTKDQGKSWGKLSVPLPEKFSQYKKDPLSPIFNGKEGIFPIALIDPETGVIGTIDLYSKDGGLTWVYDEKYDKLFNKAFGIAY; encoded by the coding sequence ATGCTTTCAAGCGTATTCAAAGACTATCTGATCACTTCAGCGACGACGAGTCTGCTGATAGTGAGCTTGCTTCTTCTGACTCCCCTGCTGCGCAAACGTTATACAGCAAAATGGACCTATTGGATATGGGTAATTTTAACGATCCGTTTACTACTACCTTTCAATTTTCCTTTTAGTAGTAATCTTATAGAAATCCAACTTCCTGAAAGACAAACCATAAATTCTGGTTTTCAAGAGGGCACGCTAAAGGAGACGCAAGTCAAACCAACAATCGCCGATCAGCCGATACAAGCAGTCGTCGAATCGGCAATCGAAAGCCCTTCGCTATTCTCCATTATTGCCATAGTCTGGCTTATCGGGGTCATGTTGTTTTTACTTTACCATGTTGTAGGGTACTACACATTTAGACAACAAGTGCTCCGATGGAGCAGGCCTATAGAGAATAAACGTACTGCTGCCCTGATCAAGAACGTTTTTGTCCAGTTGGGTGTTCCGCCATCGGTTACAGTGCTCACGAGCGAAAAGGTCCCGAACCCGATGATTGTTGGTTTCAGAAAACCGCTGCTATTTTTGCCGCATGAAAAGTATTCCAGAGATGTATTGTATTTTATTATCAAGCATGAACTGGTACATTATAAGCGCCATGACATGATGTTTAAGCTGCTGCTACTGACGGTGCATGCCCTCCATTGGTTTAATCCGTTCGTATGGTTGTTGGTGCGTGAAGCTAGCCGAGTCATAGAAATCTACTGTGATGAAACCGTCGTAAGCAAACAAAGCTTATATTATCGCAAGAAATATTGTGAAGCCATTTTATCTGCCATGCAAAGCCCAAACCCCAAGTTTTTGGCCTTATCCACTAACTTTATCGGAGGAAAAAATGCGATGAAACAAAGGTTCATGTCCATTCTTAGTATGAAGAAAAAACGAAATGGTGTTGGCCTTTTCTGTACCTTCGTACTTCTGATCGGAACGCTTGGCGTATTGGCCGCCTGCACAAACATATCGAATGGCAAGGAAGCAATTAAACCCGGTACGATTTATTCGAGCATCGACGGGGACCCAATTGTTGCGTATGATGCCGGCAATTCGTATTCCATAAATGCGGACGGCACCGTTTCTGTCTCTTACCGGAACGGGGCCGTTACAGTGAAAACGCCTTTAAAATTAGATAAGACCAGAGAGACATGGGACAGAGGAATAAGCGCGAGCGGATTTTTTATTTCCGAGGATAAAACGGCCATCGTGTATAATCCTCAACCTGACAAATTATCGCCAGTCCATGTTCTGATTAGTGACGACATGGGAAAAACGTGGAATGATTATATCATTCAAGGCGCAAAGGGAAATGAGTTATTCATCGGTTTCACGTCGAAAAATGAGGGTTGGATGGTCAGCGGCCACTCCCGCGGCGTTGGAAGTGCATTGAATTATGTGTTCCAGACCTCGGATGGCGGGAAGACATGGGAAGAAGTTGGGAACCCCAATGATATTTATTCGGAGCATCTGACAGGCGTAGGTTTTTCCAACAGGGATATTGGCTTTTTAGGGTACAGATATTTTATGGATGATGGTCCGGTCATTTATTGGACCAAGGACCAGGGCAAATCTTGGGGGAAACTTTCTGTACCCCTTCCGGAAAAATTCAGTCAATATAAAAAAGATCCCCTTTCTCCCATTTTTAACGGAAAGGAAGGGATCTTTCCAATTGCCCTCATTGATCCGGAGACTGGTGTCATAGGGACCATTGATCTGTACAGCAAAGACGGTGGGCTAACATGGGTTTATGACGAGAAGTATGATAAACTTTTTAACAAAGCCTTCGGTATCGCCTACTGA
- a CDS encoding ABC transporter ATP-binding protein: MVAVQLNKVSKTIKGREILSDVSFTIEKGKIIGFVGRNGSGKSMLFRVITGLVKPTSGEVSLFGETLHRTISFPRSVGMILEKPGFLEQYTGFDNLKFLADIQRKIGPERIKEAMVQVGLDPEDKRNVKAYSLGMKQKLAIAQAIMEEPELILLDEPTNGLDEDSVKKVYDLIKKENERGATILLTSHHKADIETLCHEVYKVDSGKVSKAEDPS; the protein is encoded by the coding sequence ATGGTGGCAGTTCAGTTAAATAAGGTAAGTAAAACGATCAAAGGCAGAGAAATATTAAGCGATGTATCGTTTACCATTGAAAAAGGAAAAATTATTGGATTTGTCGGGCGGAACGGATCCGGGAAATCGATGTTGTTTCGCGTCATTACAGGTCTTGTAAAACCTACATCCGGGGAGGTCTCTTTATTCGGGGAGACGCTGCATCGAACGATCTCTTTCCCGAGAAGCGTCGGCATGATCTTGGAAAAGCCCGGATTTTTGGAACAATATACAGGGTTTGATAATTTAAAGTTTCTCGCCGATATTCAGAGAAAGATAGGTCCGGAGCGGATTAAAGAAGCCATGGTTCAAGTGGGACTGGATCCGGAGGATAAACGGAATGTGAAAGCATATTCCCTAGGAATGAAGCAGAAGCTGGCGATTGCCCAAGCCATTATGGAGGAACCGGAACTCATTTTATTGGACGAACCGACGAACGGATTGGACGAGGATTCCGTAAAAAAGGTGTATGACCTGATCAAAAAAGAAAATGAACGGGGTGCCACAATTCTATTAACTTCCCATCATAAGGCGGATATCGAAACCTTATGCCATGAAGTGTATAAAGTAGATTCCGGGAAGGTCTCAAAAGCGGAGGATCCCTCATAG
- a CDS encoding ABC-2 transporter permease: MGPLVLKDLLLQKKYLTVMILYLLFASFFITMNGKGTEFSFPFFAFPLIYLLGTTSMAHDETAYRYLAILPVKRWKIVAVKYLTVCLYFFLIMTFYGLVGVILNLLPFLPGFPPITLESLFLVFAGTLVFFGVNYPVLFWFGPIKARWINFILFFLFFFLMNVATESPEIMDRVNDVLNGLDRFPGGGVALFTLFAVLLYLLSALLSIRLFLKRDL; encoded by the coding sequence ATGGGACCGCTCGTGCTTAAAGATCTACTCTTGCAAAAGAAATATCTTACGGTGATGATCCTTTACCTTTTGTTCGCCTCTTTTTTCATTACGATGAACGGGAAAGGCACCGAATTTTCTTTTCCCTTTTTTGCCTTCCCCCTGATTTATCTTTTGGGGACCACATCCATGGCCCATGATGAAACGGCTTATCGTTATTTGGCCATTCTTCCCGTGAAGCGGTGGAAGATTGTGGCGGTGAAATATCTGACGGTTTGTTTGTATTTCTTCCTGATCATGACCTTCTATGGACTTGTAGGGGTGATCTTAAACCTTCTTCCTTTCCTTCCCGGATTCCCCCCGATTACATTGGAATCTCTTTTTCTGGTTTTTGCGGGAACCTTGGTTTTTTTCGGCGTCAACTATCCGGTTTTGTTTTGGTTTGGGCCGATCAAGGCGCGCTGGATCAATTTCATCCTTTTCTTTCTCTTTTTCTTTCTCATGAATGTCGCCACAGAATCTCCGGAGATCATGGACCGGGTAAACGACGTTTTAAACGGGCTGGATCGATTCCCCGGGGGAGGGGTCGCCTTATTCACCCTCTTTGCCGTTCTCCTTTATCTTCTTTCCGCCCTTCTCTCTATCCGCCTCTTTTTAAAGCGGGATCTTTAG
- a CDS encoding aldo/keto reductase gives MEKIVLGNSGLTASRIGLGTWAIGGWMWGGTDEEESIRTILKALHEGITLIDTAPAYGAGRSEEIVGKALKEYGQRDQVIVATKVGLELLPGGGVRRNASKAAIQKEIEDSLRRLQTDYIDLYQVHWPDPLVPIAETAEALHDLLKEGKIRAIGVSNFSPEQMREWMEVAPLHTDQPPYNLFEREIEKDVLPFCREHHIGTLLYGSLCRGLLTGKMSKDTVFQGDDLRKVDPKFQPPRYDQYLQAVEKLTDLARSYGKSLTEFAVRWILDQPGASVALWGARHPQQLDPVKGIDGWHIHEADLKRVDEILAETIQDPAGPEFMAPPSRDH, from the coding sequence ATGGAAAAAATCGTTTTAGGAAATTCAGGGCTTACTGCAAGCCGAATCGGATTGGGTACATGGGCGATTGGCGGTTGGATGTGGGGGGGAACGGATGAGGAAGAATCGATCCGCACCATTCTAAAAGCCCTTCATGAAGGGATCACCCTGATTGACACAGCCCCTGCCTATGGCGCAGGCCGTTCAGAGGAGATTGTGGGTAAGGCGCTCAAAGAATACGGACAACGCGATCAAGTGATCGTGGCGACCAAAGTAGGTCTTGAACTCCTTCCGGGAGGTGGAGTGCGGCGGAACGCATCAAAGGCAGCCATTCAAAAAGAAATTGAGGATTCATTGCGGCGTCTCCAAACCGATTACATTGACCTTTATCAAGTTCACTGGCCCGATCCCCTCGTTCCGATTGCGGAAACGGCCGAGGCCTTACATGACCTGCTGAAGGAGGGGAAAATTCGCGCCATTGGAGTTAGCAACTTTTCTCCGGAGCAGATGCGTGAGTGGATGGAAGTGGCGCCGCTTCACACCGACCAACCGCCGTACAATCTTTTTGAACGGGAAATCGAAAAAGATGTGCTGCCGTTTTGCCGGGAGCACCATATAGGCACCTTACTCTACGGAAGCCTTTGCCGTGGTTTGCTTACGGGGAAAATGAGCAAGGATACGGTCTTCCAGGGGGATGATCTGCGAAAAGTAGATCCGAAGTTTCAACCACCGCGATATGATCAGTATTTACAAGCCGTGGAAAAACTAACGGATCTCGCACGTTCCTATGGAAAGAGCCTCACCGAATTCGCCGTACGATGGATTCTTGACCAACCGGGTGCTTCCGTCGCCTTATGGGGAGCCCGGCATCCACAGCAGTTGGACCCTGTGAAGGGGATAGACGGGTGGCACATTCATGAGGCAGACCTAAAACGCGTCGATGAGATCCTCGCGGAAACGATCCAGGATCCGGCAGGACCGGAATTTATGGCTCCTCCCTCCAGGGATCATTGA
- a CDS encoding GntR family transcriptional regulator encodes MRIILSNASELPIYDQIIRQIKQAIVTGELKTGEMLPSIRTLAKELQISVITTKRAYDELEKEGYLYSVPGKGTFVAAENLEMLREARVKIVEEKLAEAVTAAKGIDLSLDDLLEMVKILYVEG; translated from the coding sequence ATGAGGATCATCTTGTCGAATGCGTCCGAGCTCCCCATTTATGATCAGATCATACGTCAAATCAAACAGGCGATTGTGACGGGGGAGCTTAAAACAGGGGAGATGTTGCCCTCCATTCGAACGCTGGCCAAAGAGTTGCAAATTAGTGTGATCACCACCAAGCGGGCCTATGACGAATTGGAAAAGGAGGGATACCTGTATAGCGTTCCGGGGAAAGGGACATTTGTCGCCGCCGAAAACCTGGAAATGCTGCGGGAAGCCCGCGTGAAGATCGTGGAGGAAAAATTGGCGGAAGCGGTGACGGCGGCCAAGGGAATCGATTTGTCCTTAGACGATTTGCTGGAAATGGTAAAGATTCTTTATGTGGAGGGATAG
- a CDS encoding type II toxin-antitoxin system PemK/MazF family toxin, producing MIVKRGDVFFADLSPVIGSEQGGMRPVLIIQNDIGNRFSPTVIVAAITAQIQKAKLPTHVEIEAKSHGFDRDSVILLEQIRTIDKQRLTDKITHLDDEVMEKVNDALQISLGLIDF from the coding sequence TTGATTGTGAAGAGGGGCGATGTATTTTTCGCCGATTTATCTCCCGTCATCGGGTCAGAACAAGGGGGGATGAGGCCGGTACTCATCATACAAAATGATATCGGCAACCGCTTTAGTCCGACGGTGATTGTTGCAGCGATTACCGCCCAAATCCAAAAAGCAAAGCTCCCCACCCACGTAGAAATTGAAGCGAAAAGCCACGGTTTCGACCGGGATTCAGTCATTCTGCTGGAACAGATTCGTACCATTGATAAACAGCGCCTAACCGACAAGATTACTCATCTGGACGATGAAGTAATGGAGAAGGTGAACGACGCGCTTCAGATTAGTTTAGGTTTAATCGATTTTTAA
- a CDS encoding outer membrane lipoprotein-sorting protein: MRKRRGLFAVLTAGLLLLLLSGCGSKGPDQVAADLEKKMKSLQSYMAQGTLTLKTGQASQSYKVEVWHKRPDFFRIALTNVEKSVKQIILKNQEGVFVLTPHLNKSFRFQSNWPDRQGQVYLFESLVNSIINDPEKSFATEENAYLFQVKANYQNRTLAYQRVWFDAKTLAPKKVEVMDPDYKVLVSLTFEDFRFDTKFDDDAFDTQHNMTSSSAPSLPVMGEEGANKDFSVIEPAYLPDGVKATGMDEIENEEGKKVIFQYGGVYQYTVIEEPVKERMVIASEGEPVDLDFLMGVKTVNGNVKTLRFTYNGVDFTLMTANLPDEEMVNVAKSVFGQTGK, translated from the coding sequence TTGAGAAAACGAAGGGGACTCTTCGCGGTTCTCACTGCCGGGCTTCTCCTCCTTCTTCTCTCCGGTTGTGGGAGCAAAGGTCCTGACCAGGTGGCGGCCGATCTGGAGAAGAAGATGAAAAGTTTACAAAGCTATATGGCTCAAGGAACGTTAACCCTTAAAACAGGCCAGGCTTCCCAGTCCTATAAAGTGGAAGTATGGCATAAGCGGCCGGACTTTTTCCGCATCGCTTTGACCAATGTGGAAAAAAGCGTAAAACAGATCATCTTGAAAAATCAGGAGGGCGTTTTTGTCCTTACCCCGCATCTGAATAAGAGTTTCCGTTTTCAGAGTAATTGGCCGGATCGCCAGGGGCAGGTTTATCTCTTCGAATCCCTCGTAAATAGTATAATAAACGATCCGGAGAAAAGTTTTGCGACAGAAGAGAATGCTTATCTCTTTCAGGTGAAAGCCAACTACCAGAACCGGACATTGGCCTATCAACGGGTTTGGTTTGATGCGAAGACGCTGGCTCCCAAAAAGGTAGAGGTGATGGACCCTGATTATAAGGTTCTCGTTTCACTGACCTTTGAGGATTTTCGCTTCGATACCAAGTTTGATGATGATGCCTTTGATACCCAGCATAACATGACAAGCTCGAGTGCCCCTTCGCTTCCGGTGATGGGAGAAGAGGGAGCGAACAAAGATTTCTCCGTCATTGAACCGGCATACCTGCCTGATGGGGTAAAGGCTACCGGCATGGATGAGATAGAAAACGAGGAAGGGAAGAAGGTGATTTTCCAATACGGGGGCGTCTACCAGTACACGGTGATTGAAGAGCCGGTAAAGGAGCGGATGGTGATTGCTTCCGAAGGAGAACCTGTCGATTTAGATTTCCTCATGGGAGTCAAGACGGTAAACGGCAACGTAAAAACCCTCCGCTTTACTTACAATGGCGTTGATTTTACCCTCATGACCGCCAATCTTCCCGACGAAGAGATGGTGAACGTGGCCAAATCGGTCTTCGGCCAGACAGGGAAATAG
- a CDS encoding BlaI/MecI/CopY family transcriptional regulator, protein MEPKLKRLPDAELEIMLVIWRADQSVSSSYILEQLRDKRKWSLPTLMTVLARLTEKGFLYCEKEGRNNRYRAAVSEKDYKESEGKSTLMKLFGNSVQDMVLSLYNGKAITKNDLIELRKLIDKVEKEGS, encoded by the coding sequence ATGGAACCCAAATTGAAACGGCTACCGGATGCGGAATTGGAAATCATGCTCGTGATCTGGAGGGCTGACCAAAGCGTAAGCTCCTCCTACATTTTGGAACAATTGAGGGATAAACGAAAATGGTCATTGCCCACTTTAATGACCGTGCTTGCACGCCTAACAGAAAAGGGCTTTCTATATTGCGAGAAGGAGGGCCGCAACAACAGATACCGTGCTGCCGTATCGGAAAAGGACTATAAGGAAAGTGAAGGTAAATCAACACTGATGAAGTTGTTTGGCAACTCTGTCCAGGACATGGTTCTGTCCTTGTACAATGGGAAGGCGATTACCAAAAACGATCTTATAGAGCTTCGGAAACTGATTGATAAAGTAGAAAAGGAGGGGAGCTGA
- a CDS encoding ABC transporter ATP-binding protein, which yields MEYSLEVKNLSKSFGDFALDGVSFSLPQGYIMGFIGPNGAGKSTTIRILLGLLKRDGGDVKILGQDPILQSEEIKQRIGVVFDENYLYETLTLLDMKRVVAPFYKRWDEARFREYIDRFSLPLHKKIKDLSKGMKMKFALSLALSHHADLLILDEPTSGLDPVVRSEFLDILQELMEDEGKSVFFSTHITSDLERIADYITLIDGGKIRFSMTKDEMMERYSLVKGGRELLTESMKEKLIGFKEHAFGFEGLTERKGELMKEYKEGLVFEKPTLDEIMIYYTRRNPDGTARA from the coding sequence TTGGAGTATAGTCTGGAAGTGAAGAATTTGAGCAAGTCATTTGGCGATTTTGCGTTGGATGGCGTTTCATTCTCTCTACCCCAGGGATATATTATGGGTTTTATTGGGCCGAATGGGGCGGGCAAAAGCACCACCATCCGCATTTTGCTCGGTCTGTTAAAGAGGGATGGGGGGGACGTAAAGATTTTGGGACAGGATCCAATACTTCAGAGCGAGGAGATCAAGCAGAGGATTGGAGTGGTATTTGATGAGAATTATCTCTATGAAACGTTAACCCTCCTTGATATGAAGCGGGTGGTTGCTCCTTTTTATAAAAGATGGGATGAGGCGCGTTTCCGGGAATATATCGACCGTTTTTCCCTGCCCCTGCACAAGAAGATCAAAGATTTATCGAAAGGGATGAAGATGAAGTTCGCCTTAAGCTTAGCCTTGTCCCACCATGCCGATCTCCTCATCTTGGATGAACCCACTTCGGGCCTCGATCCCGTCGTGCGGAGCGAATTTTTGGACATTCTCCAGGAACTGATGGAGGATGAAGGGAAATCGGTCTTTTTCTCCACCCATATTACCTCCGATCTGGAAAGAATAGCCGATTATATCACGTTGATTGATGGGGGAAAAATTCGCTTTAGCATGACAAAAGATGAGATGATGGAACGATATAGCCTGGTGAAAGGGGGAAGGGAACTTCTGACGGAATCGATGAAAGAGAAGTTGATCGGTTTTAAGGAGCATGCTTTCGGGTTTGAGGGCCTGACGGAGAGAAAAGGAGAATTGATGAAGGAATATAAAGAGGGGCTCGTCTTTGAGAAGCCTACATTAGATGAAATAATGATTTATTATACAAGGAGGAATCCCGATGGGACCGCTCGTGCTTAA
- the alr gene encoding alanine racemase encodes MERYGCRPTYIELDLEALAHNVRAIREHLPEGTEVMAVVKANAYGHGAIPIARAALKAGATRLAVALLEEGLELRRAGIEAPILVLGYTDPGTLPYAQRERIAVSIFTEDQVERAIPHLSPQFPPLLVHLKVDTGMHRIGFLSPESFLRAAKRIVDSEVMVLDGLFSHFSMADDPTSDYSVTQYRRFQEWMERLKREGIHPKTIHINNSAGSLRFPAWGHTMVRFGISLYGLYPSEAVEKEGILPLQPVLSLKTQIVQVKELPAGEPVSYGGTYVTSVPSRIATLPIGYGDGVDRRLSNRGVVLVHGRRAPIVGRVCMDQCMIDVTHIPGVQVGDEVILIGRQGGDEIRVDEIASLLDTINYEVVTRLSARLPRIVKEQTASSTF; translated from the coding sequence ATGGAGAGATACGGCTGTCGACCGACTTATATTGAGCTAGACTTGGAAGCCCTCGCGCATAATGTGAGAGCGATCCGGGAGCATCTCCCTGAGGGAACGGAAGTGATGGCGGTGGTTAAGGCGAATGCATACGGACATGGAGCGATCCCGATCGCGAGGGCGGCGCTTAAAGCAGGGGCAACCCGTCTCGCCGTCGCTTTATTGGAAGAGGGATTGGAACTGCGCAGGGCCGGAATCGAAGCGCCCATTTTGGTCCTCGGGTATACCGATCCGGGCACTCTTCCCTATGCACAGAGGGAAAGAATTGCCGTATCCATCTTCACGGAGGATCAGGTGGAACGAGCGATTCCCCATCTATCTCCCCAGTTTCCCCCTTTATTGGTCCATCTCAAAGTGGATACCGGCATGCATCGCATCGGTTTTCTTAGCCCCGAATCCTTTCTTCGTGCGGCGAAGAGGATCGTAGATTCCGAGGTAATGGTGTTGGACGGGCTCTTTAGCCATTTCTCCATGGCCGACGACCCCACATCAGATTATTCGGTGACGCAGTATCGACGCTTCCAGGAATGGATGGAGCGGTTAAAGAGGGAAGGGATTCACCCGAAAACGATCCATATCAACAACAGTGCAGGCAGCCTTCGCTTTCCGGCGTGGGGCCATACGATGGTCCGATTCGGCATTAGTCTCTACGGCCTCTACCCTTCCGAAGCGGTGGAGAAAGAAGGGATTCTCCCCCTTCAACCTGTCCTCTCTTTGAAGACACAGATCGTCCAGGTGAAGGAGCTTCCCGCAGGAGAACCGGTCAGCTATGGTGGAACCTACGTCACATCCGTTCCTTCCCGGATCGCAACGCTTCCCATCGGATACGGGGATGGGGTGGACCGGAGGCTCTCCAATCGGGGAGTTGTGCTGGTTCACGGGAGAAGGGCGCCCATTGTCGGCCGTGTCTGCATGGATCAATGCATGATCGACGTGACCCACATTCCCGGGGTACAGGTGGGGGATGAAGTGATCCTCATCGGAAGACAGGGAGGGGACGAGATTCGGGTGGATGAGATAGCCTCCCTCTTGGATACCATCAACTATGAAGTGGTGACTCGCCTTTCCGCCCGCCTGCCGAGAATTGTAAAGGAGCAAACCGCATCATCGACTTTCTGA
- a CDS encoding response regulator transcription factor, translated as MPACGLLAAFTIRKAKNTIKVKAIAKKLFVEKTTVKTYIRRIAEKFNVENNIEALFRYIDDVNRQG; from the coding sequence GTGCCAGCGTGCGGATTGTTGGCAGCTTTCACCATACGAAAAGCAAAAAATACAATCAAAGTCAAAGCCATTGCAAAGAAACTTTTCGTAGAAAAAACGACGGTTAAAACCTATATTCGACGCATTGCGGAGAAGTTCAATGTCGAAAATAATATTGAAGCTTTATTCCGCTACATAGACGACGTGAATCGCCAAGGATGA